A single genomic interval of Stieleria maiorica harbors:
- a CDS encoding DUF1800 domain-containing protein, whose translation MPLRTIAWMGVLVCLFGVGLSGTAVDAGTFEANTRREISMTKRKIRAAQFLSRATFGPNLQQIEALAERMGQIGTRRACEEWIDQQMALPAAYHHPLALDMIARDGLTSTQGDVWIQRYRYHAWWHCALAGEDQLRQRVAWALIQILVTSQDGAGFNDQNPGHYSGEGRWLGPTHYYDLMVRHAFGNYRELLEDVTYHPIMGVYLSHMRNRKTDQASNRFPDENYAREIMQLFTIGLYELHQDGRLKTDESGNLIPTYDNETIKEFAKVFTGLAFKPHPNATGTGQFWWGNEFEAPMQMFDFEHEPGLKTLLGGEVIGSETNVDGEADITAALDNLIAHDNVAPFISRRLIQRLVKSNPSRGYIRRVARKFNDNGQGVKGDLAAVVKAVLLDPEAWSGQRLLGRRRPNRVDVIPRGTDYSTLTEPVIRYTRLLRGVNATSNHHSGRAMLMSQNYSWTQEPYLSPTVFNFYLPDYQPPGDLLGYTPSRRIPNGFLASPEFQIKTPVTSNRLAGRYIWDISNQMSQQRWSNGTSGFSHNSDMVFHLEDEETLCTEDEDMHELMDRFDLLFCYGSMPQDYKDRVVEVTTAETQWMKNNAEYRPRLEEFRVNAALMATVLSPFAAITE comes from the coding sequence ATGCCGTTGCGGACGATTGCTTGGATGGGAGTGTTGGTTTGCCTGTTTGGTGTCGGCTTGTCGGGCACCGCAGTGGATGCGGGCACCTTTGAAGCCAACACGCGTCGTGAGATCTCGATGACGAAGCGCAAGATCCGCGCCGCGCAGTTTCTTTCTCGCGCGACCTTCGGACCGAACCTGCAGCAGATCGAGGCGCTTGCCGAGCGGATGGGCCAGATCGGGACGCGGCGTGCCTGTGAGGAATGGATCGATCAACAGATGGCGCTGCCGGCCGCGTACCACCATCCCTTGGCGTTGGACATGATCGCCCGTGACGGGCTCACTTCGACCCAGGGTGACGTTTGGATTCAACGGTATCGCTACCATGCGTGGTGGCACTGTGCGTTGGCCGGCGAAGATCAGCTTCGACAGCGAGTGGCATGGGCGCTGATTCAGATTCTTGTGACCAGCCAAGACGGTGCGGGGTTCAATGATCAGAACCCCGGACACTACAGCGGGGAAGGGCGGTGGCTTGGGCCGACACATTATTATGACTTGATGGTCCGTCATGCGTTCGGCAACTATCGCGAGTTGCTCGAGGACGTGACCTATCACCCGATCATGGGTGTCTACTTAAGTCATATGCGGAACCGCAAAACCGACCAGGCCAGCAATCGGTTTCCCGACGAGAACTACGCCCGCGAGATCATGCAGTTGTTCACGATCGGGTTGTACGAACTGCATCAGGACGGTCGGCTGAAGACCGATGAGTCGGGCAACTTGATCCCGACCTATGACAACGAAACGATCAAGGAGTTTGCCAAGGTCTTCACGGGGTTGGCGTTCAAGCCTCATCCCAATGCGACGGGGACGGGCCAGTTTTGGTGGGGCAACGAATTCGAAGCACCGATGCAGATGTTCGATTTTGAACATGAGCCCGGATTGAAAACCTTGCTCGGCGGAGAAGTGATCGGCAGTGAGACGAACGTCGATGGAGAAGCGGATATCACCGCGGCGCTGGACAATCTGATCGCCCATGACAATGTCGCTCCCTTCATCTCGCGCCGCCTGATTCAGCGGTTGGTCAAAAGCAACCCCTCGCGCGGTTACATTCGTCGCGTTGCCCGCAAGTTCAATGACAACGGGCAAGGTGTCAAAGGCGATCTGGCCGCTGTCGTCAAAGCCGTGTTGTTGGACCCCGAGGCTTGGAGTGGACAGCGATTGCTCGGCCGCCGCCGACCGAATCGGGTGGACGTGATTCCTCGGGGAACGGATTACTCGACGTTGACCGAGCCGGTGATTCGATACACGCGTTTGCTTCGTGGAGTCAACGCGACGAGCAACCATCACAGCGGACGGGCGATGTTGATGTCCCAGAATTACAGCTGGACACAAGAGCCCTACTTGTCCCCGACGGTGTTCAATTTTTACCTGCCCGACTACCAGCCGCCGGGTGATTTGCTCGGCTATACGCCGTCTCGCCGGATCCCGAACGGATTCCTGGCATCGCCGGAGTTCCAGATCAAGACGCCGGTCACGTCCAATCGCTTGGCCGGTCGATACATTTGGGACATCTCCAATCAGATGTCGCAACAACGCTGGTCCAACGGCACCAGCGGGTTCTCTCACAACAGCGACATGGTCTTTCATTTGGAAGACGAAGAAACGCTGTGCACCGAGGACGAGGACATGCATGAGCTGATGGATCGATTCGACTTGCTGTTTTGCTACGGATCGATGCCGCAGGATTACAAGGACCGGGTGGTCGAGGTCACGACGGCGGAAACGCAGTGGATGAAAAACAACGCTGAGTATCGTCCCCGGCTGGAAGAGTTTCGGGTCAACGCGGCGCTGATGGCGACCGTGTTGTCTCCGTTCGCCGCCATTACCGAATAG
- the ribF gene encoding riboflavin biosynthesis protein RibF, translating to MTEIVSLPDITDSAVDAALPRAVRRGVLSIGNFDGVHLGHARLLGQTRQLADRLGGPAIACLFDPHPIAILRPELAPKRLTSIDLRARRMTELGIDFLLVCQTSPALLNLSAKAFFDALVCDTLDCRGVVEGENFCFGKDRQGDVDVLRRWCGEHGIQFRVAEMESADGAMISSTRIRDLLAEGDVRGAAAMMATPHLIRGRVGHGDRRGRTLGFPTANLEQIDVVIPAAGVYAGYASVDDTRHPAAIHIGESPTFQSGDATKVEVHLIGFDGDLYDRTLDVELIDRVRGVVRFDSIDALTDQLRNDIRFAQQLLVTH from the coding sequence GTGACCGAAATCGTCTCGCTTCCCGATATCACCGACTCGGCGGTCGATGCTGCGCTCCCGCGGGCGGTCCGACGGGGGGTGCTGAGCATCGGAAACTTCGACGGCGTCCATCTGGGCCACGCCCGCTTGCTCGGGCAAACGCGTCAACTGGCCGATCGGCTGGGCGGCCCCGCCATCGCCTGCCTGTTCGACCCTCACCCGATTGCGATCCTGCGCCCCGAATTGGCGCCCAAACGATTGACCTCCATCGACCTGCGGGCGCGACGGATGACCGAACTGGGCATCGATTTCCTGCTCGTTTGCCAGACCTCCCCTGCCCTGTTGAACCTGTCGGCCAAGGCATTCTTCGACGCCCTGGTCTGTGACACGTTGGACTGCCGCGGGGTGGTCGAAGGCGAGAACTTTTGCTTCGGAAAAGACCGCCAAGGCGACGTGGATGTGCTGCGCCGGTGGTGCGGCGAACACGGCATCCAATTCCGGGTCGCGGAAATGGAATCTGCCGACGGAGCGATGATCAGCAGCACGCGAATCCGAGACTTGCTGGCCGAAGGAGACGTCCGCGGCGCGGCTGCGATGATGGCCACACCGCATCTGATCCGCGGACGGGTCGGACACGGCGACCGCCGCGGACGCACGCTCGGTTTTCCCACCGCCAACCTGGAACAGATCGACGTGGTCATTCCCGCTGCCGGCGTCTATGCCGGATACGCCTCGGTCGACGACACCCGCCACCCCGCGGCGATCCACATCGGCGAAAGCCCGACATTCCAGTCAGGCGACGCGACGAAAGTCGAAGTCCACCTGATCGGTTTCGACGGCGACCTGTACGACCGAACGCTCGATGTCGAATTGATCGACCGCGTTCGCGGCGTCGTCCGATTTGACTCCATCGACGCACTGACCGATCAGCTTCGCAACGACATCCGATTCGCCCAGCAGTTGCTGGTTACCCACTAA
- a CDS encoding NAD(P)H-hydrate dehydratase → MAHPTPPLPFPTRASDAHKGDFGSVLLIGGSRGMAGSIALSSMAALKTGSGLVSAAVPDRCLETVASFHPGIMTLPLPDTDDGQFASSATLPSTQSLNAVGCGPGMRTGAGSLRIVEALLQQNDCMRLMDADAINLLSEHQLLDRPALPRDQSTLVLTPHPGELARLTGVSAGDRPGQIAAAKTLVEKHGLTIVVKGGPTVVVGLESAADNRNVIEHVNNSGNPGMATAGSGDVLTGIITSLLGQGLSPWDAARLGVFVHGLAGDAAAAKHSQPGMTCAELLQSLPDVIHSL, encoded by the coding sequence ATGGCACACCCCACACCTCCCCTGCCCTTCCCCACCCGCGCGTCGGATGCCCACAAAGGCGACTTCGGAAGCGTGTTGTTGATCGGCGGATCTCGCGGCATGGCCGGATCGATCGCGCTGTCATCCATGGCCGCATTGAAAACGGGTTCCGGACTGGTTTCGGCCGCCGTTCCGGACCGTTGCCTGGAAACGGTTGCGAGCTTTCATCCCGGGATCATGACCCTCCCCTTGCCGGATACCGACGACGGTCAATTCGCATCCTCTGCGACGCTGCCTTCGACGCAATCGCTCAATGCCGTCGGCTGTGGGCCGGGCATGCGGACCGGCGCCGGCTCGTTGCGGATCGTCGAAGCACTGTTGCAACAGAACGACTGCATGCGACTGATGGACGCCGACGCTATCAACCTGTTGTCCGAGCACCAATTGCTCGACCGCCCTGCCCTGCCCCGCGACCAGTCCACGTTGGTCCTGACACCGCATCCTGGTGAACTGGCACGGCTGACCGGCGTGTCGGCCGGCGACCGACCGGGACAGATCGCCGCCGCGAAGACCTTGGTCGAGAAACACGGCCTGACGATCGTCGTCAAAGGCGGCCCGACGGTTGTGGTCGGGTTGGAAAGCGCCGCAGACAACCGCAACGTCATTGAGCATGTCAACAACAGCGGGAACCCGGGGATGGCCACCGCCGGCAGCGGGGACGTCTTGACCGGCATCATCACGTCGCTGCTGGGACAAGGTCTTTCCCCTTGGGACGCCGCACGATTGGGCGTGTTTGTTCACGGCTTGGCCGGTGACGCCGCGGCCGCCAAGCACTCTCAGCCCGGCATGACCTGCGCGGAACTGCTGCAATCCCTGCCCGACGTGATCCATTCCCTCTAA
- the larB gene encoding nickel pincer cofactor biosynthesis protein LarB encodes MPPHPPPKSNHEPLARLLTEVATGRRSVADALAALADGPADAPPSPDIAATERVTLDLDRQRRCGFPEVIYGDGKPAQMIAAIIQSQQAAGQPSLATRVAPEVAEQVQTQIPTARYNPVARTLTAGVADAAPPSPIPKTQDAVSPDAGLIKHVAVVTAGSTDAPVAEEAIETLHWMGIRFRQFDDIGVAGPARLLAAVPHLRQAAAVVVIAGMEGALPAAVGGHLSVPVFAVPTSVGYGATLGGLTAMLGMLSSCASNVAVVNIDAGFKAAYLAGLVVRQLERST; translated from the coding sequence TTGCCTCCCCATCCGCCCCCCAAATCAAACCACGAACCGCTCGCCCGCCTGCTGACCGAGGTCGCGACCGGACGGCGGAGCGTCGCCGACGCCCTGGCGGCGTTGGCGGACGGCCCCGCCGATGCACCACCCTCCCCCGACATCGCCGCGACCGAGCGGGTCACGCTGGACCTGGACCGCCAGCGCCGCTGCGGGTTCCCCGAAGTCATCTACGGCGATGGGAAACCGGCCCAAATGATCGCGGCGATCATCCAGTCCCAGCAGGCCGCCGGGCAACCGTCGCTGGCCACCCGGGTCGCCCCGGAGGTCGCCGAGCAGGTTCAGACGCAGATCCCCACGGCGCGCTACAACCCGGTCGCCCGCACGCTGACCGCCGGCGTCGCCGACGCGGCGCCGCCGAGCCCGATTCCGAAAACCCAAGATGCAGTGTCTCCCGATGCCGGTTTGATCAAACACGTCGCCGTCGTCACCGCCGGCAGCACCGATGCGCCGGTGGCCGAAGAAGCGATTGAAACGCTGCACTGGATGGGAATCCGCTTTCGCCAATTCGACGACATCGGCGTGGCCGGACCGGCGCGGTTGCTGGCCGCGGTTCCGCACCTGCGTCAGGCCGCCGCCGTGGTCGTGATCGCCGGGATGGAGGGCGCCCTGCCGGCCGCCGTCGGCGGGCACTTGAGCGTCCCCGTGTTCGCCGTCCCGACCAGCGTCGGTTATGGCGCGACGCTCGGCGGGCTGACCGCGATGCTGGGGATGCTCAGCTCGTGCGCATCCAATGTCGCGGTCGTCAACATCGACGCCGGTTTCAAAGCCGCCTACCTGGCCGGGTTGGTCGTGCGACAACTGGAACGATCAACGTAA
- a CDS encoding argininosuccinate synthase gives MSTKKCVLAYSGGLDTSVILGWLQDQGYEVHAVYVDLGQPCEDRDAIMKKARDCGAASARLIDVREELCRDFAFPVLAWQAKYEQIYLLGTSIARPLISKICLQVAREVGAVAYAHGATGKGNDQCRFQLAAEALDPKVEMIAPWRIKEFREAFPGRTELIAYCAEKNIPVKASTAKPYSSDENVLHISYEAGELEELDVNGVELVEFGMGVSPQEAPDESESVTIGFESGVPTTLNGQAASALEMVERLNDIGGRNGIGRIDMIENRFVGMKSRGVYESPGMTILYDALMYVEQLTMDRDLMHLRDRLAPEVAEMVYYGFWYTPKMDALMSFIKQAQSVVTGEVTLKLYKGNISVDSRSSPNSLYDAEIATMEGGGSYNQDDAEGFLRIQGLPSRVQGTVTPRKY, from the coding sequence ATGTCGACTAAGAAATGCGTTTTGGCTTACTCCGGCGGTCTGGATACCTCCGTCATCTTGGGATGGTTGCAGGACCAGGGTTACGAAGTCCACGCCGTGTATGTCGATCTGGGGCAGCCCTGTGAGGATCGCGACGCGATCATGAAAAAGGCGCGTGATTGCGGTGCCGCCTCGGCGCGATTGATCGACGTCCGCGAAGAACTGTGCCGTGACTTTGCCTTTCCCGTGCTGGCGTGGCAGGCCAAGTACGAGCAGATCTATCTGTTGGGGACTTCGATCGCGCGGCCGTTGATCAGCAAAATCTGTTTGCAGGTCGCTCGCGAGGTCGGCGCCGTCGCTTATGCCCACGGTGCAACCGGCAAGGGCAACGATCAGTGCCGATTCCAATTGGCCGCCGAAGCGTTGGATCCGAAGGTCGAGATGATCGCGCCGTGGCGGATCAAAGAGTTCCGTGAGGCATTCCCGGGACGAACCGAATTGATCGCCTACTGTGCCGAAAAGAACATCCCGGTCAAAGCTTCCACAGCCAAGCCGTACAGCAGCGACGAAAACGTGCTGCACATCAGCTACGAAGCGGGCGAGTTGGAGGAGCTGGACGTCAACGGTGTGGAATTGGTCGAGTTCGGCATGGGCGTCAGCCCGCAAGAGGCTCCCGATGAGAGCGAGTCGGTGACGATCGGTTTCGAATCCGGTGTCCCGACGACGCTGAACGGACAAGCCGCGAGCGCGCTGGAAATGGTCGAGCGACTCAATGACATCGGTGGCCGCAACGGCATCGGTCGCATCGACATGATCGAAAACCGATTCGTCGGGATGAAAAGCCGTGGTGTCTATGAGTCGCCCGGTATGACGATCCTGTATGACGCGTTGATGTACGTCGAACAATTGACCATGGACCGCGACCTGATGCACCTCCGCGATCGCTTGGCCCCCGAAGTCGCCGAAATGGTTTACTACGGGTTCTGGTACACGCCCAAGATGGACGCGCTGATGTCGTTCATCAAACAAGCTCAATCGGTCGTGACCGGCGAAGTCACGTTGAAGTTGTACAAAGGAAACATCTCGGTCGATTCGCGGAGCAGCCCGAACAGCCTGTACGACGCCGAAATCGCCACGATGGAAGGGGGCGGGTCCTACAACCAAGATGACGCCGAAGGTTTCTTGAGGATCCAAGGCTTGCCCAGCCGCGTCCAAGGCACCGTGACGCCTCGCAAGTATTAA
- a CDS encoding sugar ABC transporter ATP-binding protein produces the protein MKPLLEVSGISKRFGPTVALDKVSLVAQAGRVLALIGENGAGKSTLLKTLSGAHRADAGTMSLEGQPFRPSSPIDARNHGVAIVYQELTLAPDLSVEDNVMLGRAGTGAGTLMRSKQRAAVSEALHRVGLMHLSPKARTGDQSVATQQLIEVARALISDAKIILFDEPTSSLPAADVDRLFEIIDNLRSRGLAIIYISHFLEEVRRVADDYAVLRDGNSVGSGELASITDDQIISLMVGRDVDDLFPHVPHEIGDVRLEVEDLGAAPMPKDVSLALRRGEIFGVAGLVGAGRTELLRCLYALEPTYAGHVRLDGRRLPHNVRGRRRAGFGLLSEDRKSEGLAQNLSIVENLAMGNHDRYSRAGWIHLNARLRDAREWIKKVEIKAQDPTQPVAELSGGNQQKVAIARLLAQDAEIYLLDEPTKGIDVGTKAEIYRMMGELAAAGKTVVFVSSYLPELLAVCDRVGVMTRGRLAESRDASEWDEEELMVAALAAVEEHD, from the coding sequence GTGAAACCGTTGCTCGAAGTCTCCGGAATCAGCAAGCGGTTCGGCCCCACGGTCGCCCTGGACAAGGTCTCGCTTGTCGCCCAGGCGGGCCGCGTGCTGGCATTGATCGGCGAGAACGGCGCGGGCAAGAGCACGCTGCTGAAAACACTCAGCGGCGCCCATCGTGCCGACGCGGGAACGATGTCGCTTGAGGGTCAACCCTTTCGCCCGTCCAGCCCCATCGACGCGCGCAATCACGGTGTTGCGATCGTCTACCAAGAACTCACCTTGGCGCCGGATCTGAGCGTCGAAGACAACGTGATGCTGGGCCGCGCCGGCACCGGTGCGGGAACGCTGATGCGATCCAAGCAACGTGCCGCGGTCAGCGAAGCGTTGCACCGCGTCGGGCTGATGCACCTGTCCCCCAAGGCGCGGACCGGCGATCAGTCGGTCGCCACACAACAATTGATCGAAGTCGCCAGAGCCCTGATCAGCGACGCCAAGATCATCCTGTTTGACGAACCGACCAGCTCGCTGCCGGCGGCCGACGTGGACCGTTTGTTCGAGATCATCGACAACCTGCGCAGCCGCGGGCTGGCGATCATTTACATCAGTCACTTCTTGGAAGAAGTCCGCCGCGTCGCCGACGATTACGCGGTTCTGCGCGACGGCAACTCCGTCGGCAGCGGAGAATTGGCATCGATCACCGACGACCAGATCATCTCGTTGATGGTCGGCCGAGACGTCGATGACCTGTTCCCCCACGTGCCCCACGAAATCGGCGACGTCCGGTTGGAAGTCGAGGACTTGGGGGCCGCACCGATGCCCAAGGACGTTTCGCTGGCACTGCGGCGTGGAGAGATTTTCGGCGTCGCCGGGCTGGTCGGCGCCGGCCGCACCGAACTGCTGCGTTGCCTGTACGCTTTGGAACCGACGTACGCGGGTCACGTCCGACTGGACGGCCGTCGCCTGCCACACAACGTGCGGGGACGACGCCGGGCCGGGTTCGGGCTGCTCAGCGAAGACCGCAAGAGCGAAGGTTTGGCACAAAACCTGTCGATCGTCGAGAACCTGGCCATGGGCAATCACGATCGCTACAGCCGAGCCGGATGGATCCATTTGAATGCCCGGCTTCGCGACGCCCGAGAATGGATCAAGAAGGTCGAGATCAAAGCCCAGGATCCGACGCAGCCGGTAGCGGAACTGTCCGGCGGCAATCAACAGAAAGTCGCCATCGCCCGGCTGTTGGCGCAGGACGCCGAGATCTATCTGTTGGACGAACCGACCAAAGGAATCGACGTCGGAACGAAAGCGGAAATCTATCGCATGATGGGTGAATTGGCGGCCGCCGGAAAAACGGTGGTGTTCGTCAGTTCGTACCTGCCGGAATTGTTGGCGGTTTGTGATCGGGTCGGCGTGATGACCCGAGGACGGCTTGCCGAGTCTCGCGATGCGAGCGAGTGGGACGAAGAGGAATTGATGGTCGCGGCGTTGGCCGCAGTGGAAGAACATGACTGA
- a CDS encoding ABC transporter permease produces the protein MTENQARPGKFHWLTSFRHGPTLALLAIIALFAILDWQFGSGRFFSPRNARVIVNSAALIAVPALGMTMIIIAGGIDLSAGTALTLSGTALAIAFRDYTLPADQAGAATWIAAALALGLAVGVLCGLLNGLIISLTEMVPFIVTLGTMTIFLGLGQVIADESTVYPETAHLPDWLRYLCYTGSNSDHYWLGFLHIPASALIAIVLGLFVAALMHFTVFGRNVVAIGSNVSTARLCGIRVGLTTAVVYALAGVFVAVGALLYFANVKNGNPSDGTGKELEIIAAVVLGGGSLSGGRGSVLGTIIGALIIKTISSGCTMLSIPNTYTHIIIGVIIIIAVLIDGLRNGAPKWLFDRLR, from the coding sequence ATGACTGAAAACCAAGCACGACCCGGCAAGTTTCATTGGCTGACCTCGTTTCGGCACGGCCCCACGCTGGCGCTGTTGGCGATCATCGCCCTGTTTGCCATCCTGGACTGGCAATTCGGCAGCGGCCGTTTTTTTTCACCGCGAAATGCGCGGGTGATCGTCAACTCGGCCGCCCTGATCGCCGTCCCGGCGCTGGGCATGACGATGATCATCATCGCCGGTGGGATCGACCTGTCCGCCGGAACGGCACTCACCCTTAGCGGGACCGCGCTGGCAATCGCCTTTCGTGATTACACGCTCCCGGCCGACCAGGCCGGCGCAGCAACGTGGATCGCAGCCGCACTCGCTCTGGGGCTGGCCGTCGGCGTCCTGTGCGGCTTGCTCAACGGGCTGATCATCAGCCTGACCGAAATGGTGCCGTTCATCGTCACCCTGGGCACGATGACGATCTTCCTGGGACTCGGCCAGGTGATCGCCGATGAATCGACCGTGTATCCCGAAACGGCACACCTGCCCGATTGGTTGCGTTACCTGTGCTACACCGGCAGCAACTCCGATCACTACTGGCTCGGTTTTTTGCACATCCCGGCCAGTGCGTTGATCGCAATCGTGTTGGGTTTGTTCGTCGCCGCGCTGATGCACTTCACCGTCTTCGGTCGCAATGTTGTCGCGATCGGTTCGAACGTTTCGACGGCGCGGCTGTGCGGGATCCGCGTCGGTTTGACAACGGCGGTGGTTTACGCGCTGGCCGGCGTGTTTGTCGCCGTGGGTGCCCTGCTCTATTTCGCCAACGTGAAAAACGGGAATCCGTCCGACGGCACGGGCAAGGAACTGGAGATCATCGCCGCGGTGGTTTTGGGCGGAGGCAGCTTGAGCGGTGGACGCGGATCCGTCCTCGGGACGATCATCGGGGCGTTGATCATCAAAACGATCAGCAGCGGTTGCACCATGCTGTCGATCCCCAACACCTACACCCACATCATCATCGGCGTGATCATCATCATCGCGGTGCTGATCGACGGGCTGCGAAACGGAGCCCCGAAATGGCTGTTCGATCGGCTGCGGTGA
- a CDS encoding ABC transporter substrate-binding protein, whose translation MKRFILPLVALLAVTLIVAGCKSSSDNSSASNTGSAGGGKQLRIAVIPKGTSHEFWRSVHFGAEKAAQEIGNVEIIWRGPVVESDTGSQIEVVKSMITMGVDGIVLAPNQKGGLVDAVDESIGEGIPVVIFDSGLDDGPEIVSYVATDNFKGGQMAGDAMAEAIGEKGNVILLRYIAGSESTEQREEGFLEALKKYPDINVVSSDQYAGDNATSAKEKADQLLQLHGESLAGIFAVCEPNANGTLEAIKNAGMAGKVKFIAFDPSDALIQAMRDDHCHGIVLQDPVQMGYQSVITLVDFINGETSDDFQSTGEYLATPENMDEPKYQKLLKPETVQ comes from the coding sequence ATGAAACGTTTCATCCTCCCCTTGGTCGCGTTGCTGGCCGTCACCTTGATCGTGGCTGGCTGCAAATCATCGTCCGACAACTCTTCCGCATCCAACACGGGCTCCGCCGGCGGCGGCAAACAGCTCCGCATCGCAGTCATCCCCAAAGGCACCAGCCACGAATTCTGGCGTTCGGTACACTTCGGCGCCGAAAAGGCAGCCCAAGAGATCGGCAACGTCGAAATCATCTGGCGTGGCCCGGTGGTCGAAAGTGATACCGGCAGCCAAATCGAAGTTGTCAAATCCATGATCACGATGGGCGTCGACGGCATCGTGTTGGCACCGAACCAAAAAGGCGGCCTAGTCGACGCGGTCGACGAATCGATCGGCGAAGGCATCCCGGTCGTGATTTTCGACAGCGGGCTGGACGATGGTCCGGAGATCGTCAGCTACGTCGCGACGGACAATTTCAAGGGCGGTCAAATGGCCGGCGACGCGATGGCCGAAGCGATCGGCGAAAAAGGAAACGTGATCCTGTTGCGTTACATCGCCGGCAGCGAAAGCACCGAACAACGCGAAGAGGGGTTCCTGGAAGCCTTGAAGAAATACCCCGACATCAACGTCGTTTCGTCGGACCAGTACGCCGGCGATAACGCGACGAGCGCGAAAGAAAAGGCGGACCAGTTGCTGCAACTGCACGGCGAATCGCTGGCGGGGATCTTTGCCGTTTGCGAACCCAACGCCAACGGAACTCTGGAAGCGATCAAGAACGCGGGGATGGCGGGCAAGGTCAAATTCATCGCCTTTGACCCCAGCGACGCCTTGATCCAAGCCATGCGTGACGACCATTGCCACGGCATCGTGCTGCAGGATCCCGTGCAGATGGGTTACCAGTCCGTCATCACGTTGGTCGACTTCATCAACGGCGAAACCTCGGACGATTTCCAGAGCACCGGCGAGTATCTGGCGACCCCGGAGAACATGGACGAACCGAAGTATCAGAAACTGCTCAAACCAGAAACGGTGCAGTGA